The Synechococcus sp. CC9605 sequence CTGGGGCAAACGGTGGTGGCTGTGGAGGGTGAGCCCGGTTCGCTGACGGCTCGTCTGGGGAATGGTCAGTCCTTGGACTGCGGGGGAGTGTTGATGGCCACCGGGCGTCGCCCCTGGCTTTCGGATCTTGGGCTGGACGCTGCTGGCGTTGCGCTGGACAACGGCCGCATCACTGTCGACGCCAACTCCTGCACTTCGGTTGCCCACATCCATGCCGTCGGCGATGTCACCGACCGGGTCAACCTCACGCCTGTGGCCATTGATGAAGGTCGTGCTTTCGCCGACAGCGTTTTTGGTTCGCGTCAGCGCCAGGTGAACCACGATCTGGTGGCCTGTGCCGTGTTCAGCGATCCAGAGCTGGCGACCGTTGGCCTATCGGAAGAACAGGCCATCGAACGCCACGGTGTGGATGGTGTTGTTGTGCATCGCGCCCGCTTCCGTTCCATGGCGAGGGCCCTGCCCGCCTCGGGTCCCCGCTGTCTGCTCAAGCTGGTGGTGGAGAAGCACACCGATCGGGTGCTGGGCTGCCACATGGTGGGTGAGCATGCTGCGGAAATTATTCAGATGGCGGCGATTGCCGTGGGGATGGGCGCCACCAAGGCTGATTTCGATCGCACCATGGCGCTGCATCCCTCCGTCTCCGAAGAGTTCGTGACGATGTAAAAGTTCTGGTCCTATTGATCTAGAGGACCCGACAGTCATTCATATACGGACGCATGCCGAAAAGGAAGCTTCTGATTTTCAAGGTTCCCTGAACTCTGACACGATCGTCTTCTCTTAACTACAGGATTTTGTTGGTGTCGTCACTGTTGAATTTGCAGAAGAGTCTGCCGAACTCGCTGTAGCCCTCGATGATCAGATCGTTGCTGTCAATGCGGTCCACACGACCATCAACAATCGCGAATTGATTGTGGTATTCGCTTTTTACAGCGAGCTGATTTTCGCTGTACAGCTCGTGGATGGCGTTGACGTTGTTGACCCAGATTTGAGAGAGAGCAGCATTCCCCAGCAGGCCAAGTCCGGTGGCCAGGCCAATCCCTAACGAAGTGGACAAACAAATCGGATCACGGTGCATCCTTTGATCAGAAAGGAATTCTGCAGGAGTCGCTAGCCGCAAAGGTGATCGGCCAGCCGCAGCGCCAACGCAATCACCGTGAGGCCAGGGCCAACGCTCGGGCAACTGGGAAACACGCTGCTGTCGGCGATGTAGAGATTCTCCAATTCATGGCATTTGCCCTGAGGGTCCACCACGGAACTGGCGGCGTCTTCACCCATGCGGCAGGTGCCGCAGCCAAAGCCCACCACGCTGAGCGGGGCTTCTCCTCGGGCATGGGTGGGAGCCTTCAGCACAACCTTCGTGATCGGGTCGTTTTCCACGTCTTTAAGGGTGTCGATCCAGCGATACACCAGCCGGTCGTGGGCTTCGCGGTTGTTGGGGATGTAGTTGATCCTGATCTGCTCGTTGTTGAGCCACACCTTGTTGTGGGGATCCGGTCGGACTTCGGTCATGGCCCACCAGGCCACCGAGCGGGAGGCCAGGCGCTCCAAACCGAAGTCGGGGATGAGCTTGGTCACCAGCGAGAGCACCGGTGGTGACTCGGCAAACAGTGCGTCCTGCAGCACGCCACCGGCGGCCTGAATGTGGCCCAGTGGAAAACTGACGTTCTTGTCTCCCCAGTAGTAGTCGTTGATTCCCAGTGAACGTCCGTAGCGGCCGCTGTTCCGTTCCGTGGCCAGCTGCAGGATTGAGGTGAGCTGCAGATTCATCAGGTTCCGGCCCACCTGATCAGACCCGTTGCCGATGCCCTTGGGATGGTGGGCATTGTCCGAGCGCATCAGGATGGCCGGCGTGTTGATGGCACCGGCAGCAAGGACCACCAAATCGGCACTGAACAGCCAGAAATCGCCGTTCAGTTCCGCTTCCACACCCCGAATGGCTCGGCCGTTGGGATTCACGTGCAGGCGCAACACCCGTGCGTTGTCACGCACGTTGAGCCGTTTGGGTTCACCCACCTGCAGCCCAAACAGCTGGGCATCACCGCTGGGATCGTCAGCGTCGTCCGACCAACTGATCGGGATCTCGTAGGGCTGGCAGCCCTGACGCTGAAGGGCGCCACGCAGGGGTTCGAGAAAGGGTTCGATGGGCTTGGGTGGAGCCAGGAAATCTCCCTTGCGTTTGGGTTCGGTGGGATCAACCCCCGCTTCGCCATGCACCCGATACAGCTGTTCGGCCTGGTGGTAGTAGGGCTCTAGCTCGGCGTAATCCAGGGGCCATGCCGGTGAGATGCCGTCCTGAAGCGCAACCTCCTCAAAATCTCTTTCGCGCATGCGTTCCAGCACCGCGCCCCAGATCTTGGTGTTGCCACCTCGGGCGTAGGTGGTTTGCGGGGCAAAGGGATCGCCGTCAGGGCCGAACCAGCGTTCACTCTTGGGGTGGTAGCGATCCTTGCGGAACAGATCCACGTCGGCGACGTTCTGGTCTTCAAGGGCCATCGCTCCGCCGCGCTCCAGCACCAGCACGGTCTTGCCCTTGCGGCTCAGGGCTCCCGCCAGGGTTCCCCCTCCGGCACCGCTGCCGATCACGATCACGTCGTAGTGGTTGTCGTCGATGATCATGGAATTACTGCCACACGTAGATCAGAAGGAACAGAAGGATCCAGATCACATCAACGAAGTGCCAGAACAGGCTCACCGCAGCAACGCCCATCTCGCCTTTGTCGTAGTTCCCGGGAACAAACGAACGCGCCAACATCAGGCCCATCAGCAGGATGCCGGTGATCACGTGAAGGCCGTGAAAGCCGGTGAGCAGATAGAACATCCCTCCGAACACTCCGCTGCTGAGGCTGAATGTGAGTTCCGACCATTCGATGTATTGGCCGTACACGAAATAGGAGCCCATCGCCATGGTGAGGAACCACACAGCACGGAAGCCCCAGAGGTTGCCCTTGTGCAGATAGCGCTCAGCGAAATAGGCCACAACGCTGGAGCTCACCAGGACAACGCTGTTGATCAGCGGCATGCGTACCTCCAGCCCTTCGACGCCGTCCGGTAGCCATTGGGGGGCTGTGAGCTTGAGCACGGCGTAGCCGGCAAAGAAGGCCAGAAAAATGACGCTCTCGGAGCAGAGGAAGATCACGAAACCGGTCATGTTGTGGCCGTCGTGCTTCACATGGCCGGGGGTGTGATTCAGCTGTAGATCGGGATTGACGCTGGTCATTGGCTCAGGCCTCCTGGGAACGTCGCACGTAGAACTCCTCGTCTTCGACGAGGGGGTGGCCCAGGCCATAGCCGTAGGGCTCGCTGATCACGGTGGGGATGTCGTCCTCGAAGTTTTCAGCCGGTGGCGGCGAGGGCAGCAGCCACTCCAGGCCGATGGCCCGCCAGGGGTTGGGAGGAGCCTGAGGCCCCCGGGCCCAGGAGCTCACCATGTTGAGAATGAAGGGGATCGAGGCGACGCCGAGCATGAATGCACCGATGCTGGCGATCACATTCCAGATGGCGAACTCAGGGTCATAGGAGGCGACCCGGCGCGGCATCCCCAGCAACCCAGCCCAGTGCAGGGGCAACCAGTTGAGGGTGGCGCCGATGAAGGTGAGTGCGAAGTGCACCTTGCCTAGGCCCTCGTAATACATGCGGCCGGTGAATTTGGGGAACCAGTGGTAGATCCCGGCGAACACACCGAAGCCGATCGTGTTGAAGATCACGTAGTGGAAGTGGGCCACCACGAAGTAGGTGTTTCCCACGTGCACGTCGATCGGCACGGTGGCCAGCATCACGCCAGTGATGCCGGCGAAGATGAAGTTGAACAGGCCACCGAGGCAGAACAGCATCGGGGTGCTGAGGCGCAGATTGCCTTTCCAAAGGGTTCCCAGCCAGGCGAACACTTTCACGCCAGTGGGAACGGCGATCAGCATCGTGGTGGCCATGAACAGATTGCGCATCCACATCGGTGTGCCCGAATAGAACATGTGGTGCACCCACACGATCAGGCTGAGGAAGGTGATGCCGAAGGAGGCGATCGCCACAAAGCGGTAGCCGAACAGGGGCTTGCGGGCATAAACCGGGAAGAGCTCAGAAAAAATGCCGAACACCG is a genomic window containing:
- a CDS encoding GMC oxidoreductase, with translation MIIDDNHYDVIVIGSGAGGGTLAGALSRKGKTVLVLERGGAMALEDQNVADVDLFRKDRYHPKSERWFGPDGDPFAPQTTYARGGNTKIWGAVLERMRERDFEEVALQDGISPAWPLDYAELEPYYHQAEQLYRVHGEAGVDPTEPKRKGDFLAPPKPIEPFLEPLRGALQRQGCQPYEIPISWSDDADDPSGDAQLFGLQVGEPKRLNVRDNARVLRLHVNPNGRAIRGVEAELNGDFWLFSADLVVLAAGAINTPAILMRSDNAHHPKGIGNGSDQVGRNLMNLQLTSILQLATERNSGRYGRSLGINDYYWGDKNVSFPLGHIQAAGGVLQDALFAESPPVLSLVTKLIPDFGLERLASRSVAWWAMTEVRPDPHNKVWLNNEQIRINYIPNNREAHDRLVYRWIDTLKDVENDPITKVVLKAPTHARGEAPLSVVGFGCGTCRMGEDAASSVVDPQGKCHELENLYIADSSVFPSCPSVGPGLTVIALALRLADHLCG
- a CDS encoding cytochrome c oxidase subunit I, with the protein product MTTTNYDPRILKAPHPVPGAPDNWKRFFSFNTDAKVIGIQYIATSLFFLLVGGLLAMIVRGELITPPADLVDPSVYNGLYTMHGTVMLFLFLFPILNGFNNLLIPTMIGAPDMAFPKLNAAAFWLVPLFAVVLMGSFFAPGGPASSGWWSYPPMSLQNPLNHFINGQFLWILAVALSGISSIMGAVNFVTTIIRMRAPGMCFFKMPIFVWTAWAAQTIQLVGLPALTGGAVMLLFDLSFGTSFFRPEGGGDPVLFQHFFWFYSHPAVYVLVLPVFGIFSELFPVYARKPLFGYRFVAIASFGITFLSLIVWVHHMFYSGTPMWMRNLFMATTMLIAVPTGVKVFAWLGTLWKGNLRLSTPMLFCLGGLFNFIFAGITGVMLATVPIDVHVGNTYFVVAHFHYVIFNTIGFGVFAGIYHWFPKFTGRMYYEGLGKVHFALTFIGATLNWLPLHWAGLLGMPRRVASYDPEFAIWNVIASIGAFMLGVASIPFILNMVSSWARGPQAPPNPWRAIGLEWLLPSPPPAENFEDDIPTVISEPYGYGLGHPLVEDEEFYVRRSQEA
- a CDS encoding cytochrome c oxidase subunit 3, with product MTSVNPDLQLNHTPGHVKHDGHNMTGFVIFLCSESVIFLAFFAGYAVLKLTAPQWLPDGVEGLEVRMPLINSVVLVSSSVVAYFAERYLHKGNLWGFRAVWFLTMAMGSYFVYGQYIEWSELTFSLSSGVFGGMFYLLTGFHGLHVITGILLMGLMLARSFVPGNYDKGEMGVAAVSLFWHFVDVIWILLFLLIYVWQ